In Nitrospirota bacterium, one genomic interval encodes:
- a CDS encoding ATP-binding protein, which yields MKIENKLILSNIINGAFIVLIGLFAYQNANMVLTKLRFVEIADDLNASFLEMRVSEKNFFLYHDRKALMDIRGKIASTMTTIEAEKDDIIRAIEEEDLKKLQSHLKAYSFAINGASTGDPRDPDLETKIRAAGKRLKEYSESISRLERTRVNDIILSSKRILIISFWVILASALIITHIISQKIVRSLRRIEKLTKSISEGNFNRIEGVRPRDELGSVIEAMDSMSEELAHREEQIIQSKKLASLGILTAGVAHEITNPLNNISMIAQTYAELYPKLGEHDRIEFMNKVDAETERIRKIVKNLLDFSKPKDAHPKQADINTVIQQTLTLVQNMIDVSNIETSIHLADGLPPVFVDDHQIQQVLVNLITNAVQAMTSGGRLVISSRPGKKGDSIEIGVADTGKGIAPEFLPHIFDPFFSTKGEGGTGLGLSVSYGIIKNHQGEIRVDSMVGVGTTFTLELPRYNNEEKNNE from the coding sequence ATGAAAATAGAAAATAAACTTATCTTATCGAACATCATCAACGGCGCATTCATTGTTTTGATCGGCCTGTTTGCCTATCAGAACGCGAACATGGTATTGACAAAACTCCGGTTCGTGGAGATCGCCGATGACCTGAACGCGTCCTTTCTCGAAATGAGGGTTTCGGAAAAGAATTTTTTCCTGTACCACGACCGGAAGGCGCTCATGGACATCCGGGGTAAAATAGCGTCGACGATGACGACCATCGAGGCCGAGAAGGATGATATCATCCGGGCCATCGAGGAAGAAGATCTGAAAAAACTTCAATCCCATCTCAAGGCCTACTCGTTCGCCATCAACGGGGCGAGTACCGGGGACCCTCGGGACCCAGATCTGGAAACGAAGATCAGAGCCGCGGGAAAAAGATTGAAGGAGTATTCTGAATCCATCTCGCGCCTCGAACGCACCCGCGTGAACGATATTATTCTGAGCTCCAAGCGTATCCTCATAATCTCTTTCTGGGTCATCCTTGCTTCGGCGCTCATCATCACGCATATCATATCCCAGAAGATCGTGCGTTCGCTCCGGCGGATCGAAAAGCTCACCAAATCCATCTCCGAGGGGAACTTCAACCGTATCGAAGGCGTTCGGCCAAGGGATGAGCTTGGCTCGGTCATCGAGGCGATGGATTCCATGTCCGAGGAACTGGCGCACCGTGAAGAGCAGATCATCCAGTCCAAGAAGCTCGCGTCCCTCGGCATCCTGACGGCGGGCGTGGCCCATGAGATCACGAACCCACTGAACAACATCTCCATGATCGCCCAGACCTACGCGGAGCTGTACCCGAAGCTTGGGGAACATGACCGGATCGAGTTCATGAACAAGGTTGATGCCGAGACGGAGCGGATACGGAAGATCGTGAAGAACCTGCTCGATTTTTCAAAACCCAAGGATGCGCATCCAAAACAAGCGGACATCAACACCGTGATCCAGCAGACGCTCACCCTGGTGCAGAATATGATCGATGTGTCGAATATCGAGACCTCGATCCATCTCGCCGACGGCCTGCCCCCGGTGTTCGTGGACGACCACCAGATCCAGCAGGTCCTGGTGAATCTGATCACCAACGCGGTCCAGGCCATGACCTCCGGCGGCAGGCTCGTTATTTCATCAAGGCCTGGAAAGAAGGGAGATTCCATTGAGATCGGCGTCGCGGACACGGGCAAGGGCATCGCGCCCGAATTTCTTCCTCATATTTTCGATCCTTTCTTCAGCACCAAGGGAGAGGGCGGGACCGGGCTCGGGCTTTCGGTCAGCTACGGGATCATCAAGAATCATCAGGGAGAGATCAGGGTGGACAGCATGGTCGGGGTCGGAACGACCTTTACCCTGGAACTGCCCCGGTATAATAACGAGGAGAAGAACAATGAATAG
- a CDS encoding response regulator, which translates to MNRHKIMVIDDEKIVGDMAKLSLEQEGYVVETFLNAEPALKRLQEEKFDVVVTDYKMKGIDGMEVLKTVKDLYPSTQVIMITAFANLDAAIEALRRDVHDFFPKPVKIRELKASIKRALEKQL; encoded by the coding sequence ATGAATAGACACAAAATCATGGTCATTGACGATGAAAAGATCGTGGGCGACATGGCGAAACTGTCGCTTGAGCAGGAAGGCTATGTGGTTGAAACGTTTCTGAACGCCGAGCCGGCGCTGAAGCGCCTGCAGGAAGAAAAATTTGACGTTGTCGTGACGGATTACAAAATGAAGGGAATCGACGGGATGGAGGTGCTGAAGACCGTGAAAGACCTCTATCCCTCGACGCAGGTCATCATGATAACGGCCTTTGCCAACCTTGACGCGGCCATTGAGGCGCTTCGAAGGGACGTGCATGACTTTTTCCCGAAGCCGGTCAAGATCAGGGAATTGAAGGCTTCCATCAAACGGGCGCTGGAAAAACAGCTTTAA
- a CDS encoding PEP-utilizing enzyme, giving the protein MTNIAGKLNFIYRTLRGARRDRESFELLFSQFRQVLDDNNKALEIITDMGDTLGGDYLFDIQYVRRSYADLHAAVGDSLRDFDVLTHSRYPPLRERFREIDEGIRHVIEETVIAAKELVVFFEQVTGEMVRDIGGKNANLAEIKNTLKLNVPDAFAVTTRAFDAFMVHNQIYQKIQLPKAGTPISGASLHEAHELILHAEMPPDLHRAIDKSVSKIRSRCKATCTLAVRSSAGEEDGEFSFAGQFETVLNVPLETAAVEKAYRKVLASLFSETSAIYQEKLGYALKDMKMAVGCVVMVDAATSGVLYSADQQGSRDTLTINAAWGLGTSVVEGRIDADLYRVNKSGNRKIVETRIGAKGSMVVGSEQGGVITVETPEEKRTRSSLDPGQVAELARLALLIENHFRRPQDIEWAFDGQGRAFILQARPLRLPSDETRTDVADTSVPDAHVLVKNSGLAVQNGVAAGRVFILKNNNDLDSIPKGAILVARHDSSNFVRVMTDVAAIVTDTGTLTSHMAALCREFRIPTVVNAGNATRLLAHGQEITLQVVNEGATMYQGLVRQVMERVRNSSVQMDELSEFRKKRYLLRYIAPLNLVDPLRDEFTPEACRTLHDLLRFIHEKSVAELIETAQFGVKASAVTLDLTIPAGIMVIDIGGGLNKFLPGDHITAGQVASLPLRALIRGMTRPGIWRSDAVPLNVNDFMSSMLRMPDIMSDSKGRVESNMAVISREYANISLKFGYHFILVDCFCGENAHNNHIYFRFAGGATDMTKRSRRLQLIAEILGEYGFTIKTKGDLIVARLANISRDEAESVLDQLGRLISFTRQLDAVLQDDHAVQRYARNFLDGIYQT; this is encoded by the coding sequence ATGACAAATATTGCCGGAAAACTGAATTTTATTTACCGGACACTCCGGGGTGCTCGACGCGATCGGGAGTCGTTCGAGCTGCTGTTCTCCCAATTCCGCCAGGTCCTCGACGATAACAATAAAGCACTCGAGATCATTACGGACATGGGTGATACCCTGGGAGGGGACTATCTGTTCGACATTCAGTACGTCAGAAGATCCTATGCCGACCTGCACGCCGCCGTGGGCGACTCCCTCCGCGATTTCGATGTGCTTACGCACAGCCGGTATCCGCCGCTCCGTGAGCGGTTCCGGGAAATCGACGAGGGGATCAGGCATGTCATCGAAGAAACCGTCATCGCGGCAAAGGAACTTGTTGTTTTCTTCGAGCAGGTTACCGGCGAGATGGTGCGGGACATCGGCGGCAAGAACGCCAACCTTGCGGAGATCAAGAACACGCTGAAGCTGAACGTGCCCGATGCCTTTGCGGTAACGACCCGGGCCTTTGATGCCTTCATGGTCCACAATCAGATCTATCAAAAGATCCAGCTCCCGAAGGCCGGTACCCCGATTTCCGGTGCGTCCCTGCACGAAGCGCATGAGCTTATCCTGCATGCTGAGATGCCGCCCGATCTGCACCGCGCCATCGACAAGTCCGTCAGCAAGATCAGATCGCGGTGCAAGGCGACGTGTACCCTCGCTGTGCGGAGCAGTGCCGGGGAGGAGGATGGTGAGTTCTCGTTCGCGGGACAGTTCGAAACCGTTCTGAACGTGCCGCTCGAAACCGCGGCAGTTGAAAAGGCTTACCGGAAGGTGCTTGCCAGCCTGTTCTCCGAAACGTCAGCGATCTATCAGGAAAAGCTGGGGTATGCCCTGAAGGACATGAAGATGGCCGTCGGGTGCGTGGTGATGGTGGATGCCGCGACGAGCGGGGTCCTGTATTCGGCCGATCAACAGGGAAGCCGTGACACGCTGACCATCAATGCCGCGTGGGGGCTCGGAACATCCGTTGTGGAGGGCCGGATCGATGCTGATCTCTACAGAGTGAACAAGAGCGGCAATCGGAAGATCGTTGAGACGAGGATCGGCGCGAAAGGATCGATGGTCGTCGGGAGCGAACAGGGCGGTGTGATTACGGTGGAAACGCCGGAGGAAAAAAGAACTCGATCGAGCCTTGATCCCGGGCAGGTTGCCGAGCTCGCCCGGCTGGCACTGCTGATCGAAAACCATTTCCGCAGGCCCCAGGACATCGAGTGGGCCTTTGATGGACAGGGGAGGGCGTTCATTCTCCAGGCGCGGCCGCTCAGACTGCCAAGCGATGAAACCCGCACGGATGTCGCGGACACGAGCGTGCCTGATGCGCACGTCCTTGTGAAGAACAGCGGGCTTGCCGTGCAGAACGGCGTGGCAGCGGGCAGGGTATTCATCCTTAAGAACAACAACGATCTTGATTCCATCCCCAAGGGCGCCATCCTTGTCGCGCGGCATGATTCGTCCAATTTCGTCCGCGTGATGACCGACGTGGCCGCGATCGTCACCGACACGGGAACGTTGACGAGCCATATGGCGGCCCTGTGCAGGGAGTTCAGGATTCCGACGGTCGTGAACGCGGGCAACGCGACGCGCCTGCTTGCCCATGGTCAGGAGATCACTCTTCAGGTGGTGAATGAAGGGGCGACCATGTATCAGGGGCTGGTCAGGCAGGTCATGGAGCGCGTGCGAAACAGCTCTGTCCAGATGGACGAGCTCTCGGAGTTCCGCAAAAAACGGTATCTTCTGCGCTACATTGCGCCGTTGAACCTGGTCGATCCGTTGCGGGATGAGTTTACCCCCGAGGCATGCAGGACCCTGCATGATCTCCTGCGCTTTATCCATGAGAAATCGGTCGCGGAGCTGATCGAGACCGCGCAGTTCGGCGTGAAGGCCAGTGCCGTAACCTTGGACCTGACGATCCCCGCCGGGATCATGGTCATCGATATCGGCGGAGGCTTGAACAAATTCCTGCCCGGGGACCACATCACCGCGGGGCAGGTTGCTTCACTGCCGCTTCGGGCGCTGATCAGAGGAATGACCCGCCCCGGCATCTGGCGCTCCGACGCGGTCCCGCTGAACGTCAATGATTTTATGTCGAGTATGCTGCGCATGCCCGATATCATGTCCGACAGCAAAGGCCGTGTGGAATCGAACATGGCCGTCATTTCACGGGAATATGCGAACATCAGCCTGAAGTTCGGTTATCATTTCATCCTCGTGGACTGTTTTTGCGGTGAGAACGCACACAACAATCACATCTATTTCCGGTTCGCCGGCGGCGCCACCGACATGACCAAGCGTTCGAGGAGGCTGCAGCTCATCGCCGAGATCCTCGGCGAGTATGGTTTCACGATCAAGACAAAAGGCGATCTGATCGTGGCCCGGCTCGCGAACATTAGCAGGGATGAGGCGGAAAGCGTCCTCGATCAGCTTGGCAGGCTGATCTCCTTTACCCGCCAGCTGGACGCCGTGCTTCAGGACGACCACGCGGTACAGCGCTACGCAAGGAACTTTTTGGACGGGATCTATCAAACGTAA